Proteins from a single region of Neomonachus schauinslandi chromosome 10, ASM220157v2, whole genome shotgun sequence:
- the ZSWIM3 gene encoding zinc finger SWIM domain-containing protein 3 — MELGSCFKTYEDFKECFSAYKKENRCSFILRDCVSVRFHNLNHGTSIREDILYVQVKFVCIRTQSNRKRTSEADVCPAYLLLRYNEKLDRLFISELNTQHIHVDSKTASPRGDTAGKSQKTVCLQKSQPAQPAQPAIKKDLDLAEKSPVEPSFCLDKVQAPSKPEQEGITPSDLAKIAKVMKNFLKVDEGSMASLSVGNSQDLDRLSFQSSKMSDLFIRFPENLLLHRVENAQGHILYAFLVENKEREGRVVHFAVLQAETATSVAKMLSIFTEFNSDWPKVKVVFVDPSFPHRAVLQEIFPAARILLSIYHTTRLLEKKLHRSSANPSFKRLMKEALREAVFVTSDASLQNLCQMSQALLDEQLFGFLQAHWFSCELLWYMHVRKGLHACNTYMDSLDVVTSKVSSLFREQQCLLDCILRFVDYIDFFNTKGLKNLPTAPPKLKRARPASMPPKPKKAFGVCGGSLTRLPVEETKPGPQRGQLRQQPQVRPSQGGISQYGMLDALHSSGSQLAYKLCHNEWEVAQNSTHLVDVAGSSVDIQLLEDSHQVSKDGCSCSCSFQRWYHLPCRHILALLHTSQKPVGEAMVCRRWQKRYQHLLGPSGELRDPVIVPNTGQPGRQGRSDMIQDLSRELANLLMQSEGPELEERCSTLRKIVDIWADPCQPPEPSQQPEDFKDVGRLPFLWGKPEEGEGLPPTGATIHD, encoded by the coding sequence ATATGTGCAGGTGAAATTTGTCTGTATTCGGACTCAGTCAAACAGGAAGAGAACCTCAGAGGCGGACGTGTGCCCAGCGTACTTGCTTCTGCGGTACAATGAGAAACTGGATAGACTGTTTATCAGTGAACTCAACACCCAGCATATCCATGTTGACTCCAAAACTGCAAGTCCTAGAGGAGACACCGCTGGCAAATCTCAAAAGACAGTGTGCCTGCAGAAATCCCAGCCCGCGCAGCCCGCGCAGCCCGCGATCAAGAAAGACCTTGACCTGGCCGAGAAGTCCCCTGTTGAACCATCATTTTGCTTAGATAAGGTCCAAGCACCCTCAAAGCCAGAGCAGGAGGGCATCACTCCTTCTGACCTGGCCAAGATAGCAAAAGTGATGAAAAACTTTCTTAAGGTGGATGAGGGTTCCATGGCCTCTCTCAGCGTGGGCAACAGCCAAGACCTGGACCGGCTCAGCTTCCAGAGCAGCAAGATGAGCGATCTGTTCATCCGCTTCCCAGAGAATCTCTTGCTGCACCGGGTGGAGAACGCCCAGGGCCACATCCTTTATGCTTTCTTGGTGGAGAACAAGGAACGAGAGGGTCGCGTGGTACACTTTGCAGTGCTTCAGGCTGAGACAGCTACCTCCGTGGCCAAGATGCTGAGTATCTTCACGGAGTTCAACTCAGATTGGCCCAAGGTCAAGGTGGTGTTCGTGGACCCGTCCTTCCCTCATCGAGCCGTCCTGCAGGAGATCTTCCCTGCTGCGCGCATCCTCCTCTCCATCTACCACACCACCCGGCTCCTGGAGAAGAAGTTGCATCGGAGTTCAGCAAATCCATCCTTTAAAAGGCTCATGAAGGAAGCCCTCCGGGAGGCCGTGTTTGTCACTTCTGATGCCAGCCTGCAAAATCTCTGTCAGATGTCCCAAGCCTTACTAGATGAGCAGCTCTTTGGCTTCCTGCAGGCCCACTGGTTCTCCTGTGAACTGCTCTGGTACATGCATGTGAGGAAAGGCCTGCACGCGTGTAACACGTACATGGACAGCCTAGACGTGGTCACCAGCAAGGTGTCCAGCCTCTTCCGGGAACAGCAGTGTCTGCTGGACTGCATCCTCCGCTTTGTGGATTATATAGACTTCTTTAATACCAAAGGCTTGAAGAACTTGCCCACAGCTCCTCCCAAGTTAAAAAGAGCCCGGCCAGCCAGCATGCCACCAAAGCCCAAGAAGGCGTTTGGAGTCTGTGGGGGGAGCCTCACCAGGCTCCCCGTGGAAGAGACCAAGCCAGGCCCGCAGCGGGGGCAGCTGCGGCAGCAGCCACAGGTGCGGCCCTCCCAGGGCGGCATCTCCCAGTACGGCATGCTAGATGCCTTGCACAGCAGTGGCTCCCAACTGGCCTATAAGCTATGCCATAACGAGTGGGAGGTGGCACAGAACTCCACCCACCTGGTGGACGTGGCTGGCTCCTCGGTGGACATTCAGCTACTGGAGGATTCTCACCAGGTGAGCAAAGATGGCTGTAGCTGCAGCTGTTCCTTTCAACGGTGGTACCACCTGCCATGCCGGCACATTTTGGCCCTGCTGCACACCAGCCAGAAGCCCGTGGGAGAAGCCATGGTGTGCCGCCGGTGGCAGAAGAGGTACCAGCACCTCCTTGGGCCCAGTGGGGAGCTCCGGGACCCCGTCATAGTCCCAAACACAGGCCAGCCTGGGAGGCAAGGACGGAGTGACATGATTCAGGACCTAAGCAGGGAGCTAGCAAACCTGCTCATGCAGAGCGAGGGGCCAGAGTTAGAGGAGCGCTGTTCCACCCTGCGCAAGATTGTGGACATCTGGGCAGACCCCTGCCAGCCGCCTGAGCCCAGTCAGCAGCCAGAGGACTTCAAGGATGTGGGCCGCCTCCCTTTCCTCTGGGGAAagccagaggaaggggagggactCCCTCCCACCGGAGCCACGATTCATGATTGA
- the ZSWIM1 gene encoding zinc finger SWIM domain-containing protein 1, with protein sequence MGTSDIDILPPGLELELEILRVSWQRKYFDLGIETSPISPMALTMLNELLIEDPNAPMLLYQVSKTAQLDTVNYQSCFMQGVFAHFPEILFIHRTYNPVGKVLYTFLVDGPRVQLEGHLARAVYFAIPAKEDAEGLAQMFQVFKKFNPAWERVCTILVDPHFLPLPTLAMEFPAAEVLLSAFHICKFLQGKFYQLSLEQPVERVLLTSLQSTMCSATAGNLRKLYTLLSSCIPPAQLPELHSHWLLNDRIWLAHRWRSRAESSRYFQGLEVTTRVLSQLFGTTPCVEQGMASLLRYMQQNAGDEASFSLGLSPQNSRTPLDVSPESPKAEQLVEARIQRSLNAICTGPAAQLCLGELAVVQKSVHLIGSGSEKVNIQILEDTHRVQPQPPTSCSCYFHQAFRLPCRHVLAMLSARHQVLQPDMLPARWTAGCAAGLDNILGSKWSETLDKHLAVALLTEEVGQLLQHCSQEEFERRYNTLRELADSWIGPYEQVQL encoded by the exons ATGGGAACGTCTGACATCGACATCCTCCCACCCGGGttagag TTGGAGCTTGAGATCCTGAGAGTCTCCTGGCAGAGAAAGTATTTTGACCTTGGCATCGAGACATCTCCCATCTCCCCCATGGCCCTGACAATGCTGAATGAGCTCCTGATTGAGGACCCAAACGCACCTATGCTGCTGTATCAGGTTAGCAAGACTGCTCAGTTAGATACCGTCAACTACCAAAGCTGCTTTATGCAAGGTGTCTTTGCCCATTTCCCTGAGATCTTATTTATCCACCGGACCTATAACCCAGTAGGCAAGGTGCTATATACCTTCCTGGTAGATGGACCTCGGGTGCAGCTGGAGGGTCATCTTGCCCGGGCAGTGTACTTCGCCATTCCTGCCAAGGAGGATGCTGAGGGCCTGGCCCAGATGTTCCAGGTGTTCAAGAAGTTTAACCCAGCATGGGAGAGAGTCTGTACCATCCTGGTGGATCCCCACTTCCTCCCGCTGCCCACCCTCGCGATGGAGTTCCCCGCAGCCGAGGTCCTGCTCTCAGCCTTTCACATCTGTAAGTTCCTCCAGGGCAAGTTCTATCAGCTGTCCCTTGAACAGCCCGTGGAGAGGGTGCTCCTCACTTCGCTGCAGAGCACGATGTGCTCGGCCACGGCTGGCAACCTGAGGAAGCTCTATACACTCCTGAGCAGCTGCATCCCTCCGGCCCAGCTGCCCGAGCTCCACTCACACTGGCTGCTCAATGACCGCATCTGGCTGGCCCACCGCTGGAGAAGCCGAGCTGAGAGCAGCCGCTACTTCCAGGGCCTGGAGGTCACCACCCGCGTCCTCAGCCAGCTCTTCGGCACCACCCCATGTGTGGAACAAGGCATGGCCTCTCTGCTCCGATACATGCAGCAGAACGCGGGAGACGAGGCAAGCTTCAGCCTGGGCCTGAGTCCCCAGAACAGTCGCACCCCCTTAGATGTCAGCCCCGAAAGCCCCAAAGCGGAGCAGCTGGTAGAAGCCCGCATCCAGCGCTCCCTCAATGCCATCTGCACGGGGCCAGCCGCCCAGCTCTGTCTGGGTGAGCTCGCTGTGGTCCAGAAATCTGTGCACCTCATCGGCTCCGGCTCGGAGAAGGTGAACATCCAGATCCTGGAGGACACCCATCGGGTGCAGCCCCAGCCCCCTACCAGCTGCAGCTGCTACTTTCACCAGGCCTTCCGCCTGCCCTGCCGCCACGTCCTGGCCATGCTCAGTGCCCGCCACCAGGTGCTCCAGCCCGACATGCTGCCAGCCCGGTGGACGGCAGGCTGTGCCGCCGGTCTAGACAACATCCTGGGCAGCAAGTGGAGTGAGACGCTGGATAAGCACTTGGCTGTGGCTCTCCTCACCGAGGAGGTGGGTCAGCTTTTGCAGCACTGCAGCCAGGAGGAGTTCGAACGGAGGTACAACACCCTGCGGGAGCTGGCCGACAGCTGGATCGGCCCTTATGAGCAGGTCCAACTCTGA
- the SPATA25 gene encoding spermatogenesis-associated protein 25 — translation MVERVGQEADDCSLTNGGFGAAMSYFMSPQTHQGLLPSSQGGAVSPGSSLGLYSPIEPVVVASSGLGPLSQKAEQVAPAGQAWGLALAVPEARGCPGGTSWETLQRKEYGRYNHKFPHARQPESLGWEDGCSRSRAPHLGGPGTPGPLLLCGLSPGVLPTSSEAGGKEAGSQPDICILTLAMMIAGIPTVPVPGLREEDLIRAAQAFMMTHPEPEGAMEGARWEQARAHTASGQAPLMRSRRGQPPGSCL, via the exons ATGGTGGAAAGGGTAGGACAGGAGGCAGACGACTGTTCCCTCACAAATGGGGGTTTTGGGGCAGCCATGTCCTATTTCATGTCTCCACAAACTCATCAAGGTCTTCTGCCTTCCAGCCAAG GTGGGGCTGTTTCTCCAGGCTCATCCCTTGGCCTCTATAGTCCTATAGAGCCAGTGGTGGTGGCCTCTAGTGGACTAGGCCCACTGAGCCAGAAAGCTGAGCAGGTGGCACCTgctggccaggcctggggcctggccctGGCGGTGCCGGAAGccaggggctgccctgggggGACTAGCTGGGAGACACTGCAGCGGAAGGAGTATGGCCGATACAACCACAAATTCCCCCACGCAAGACAGCCGGAGAGCTTGGGCTGGGAGGATGGCTGCTCCAGAAGCAGAGCTCCCCACCTGGGTGGCCCCGGCACGCCCGGGCCCCTGCTGCTGTGTGGGCTGTCACCAGGGGTTCTACCGACGTCCTCTGAGGCAGGGGGGAAGGAGGCCGGCTCCCAGCCTGACATCTGCATCCTCACCCTGGCCATGATGATCGCTGGCATCCCCACCGTGCCTGTCCCAGGCCTGCGGGAAGAGGACCTGATCCGGGCGGCTCAAGCTTTCATGATGACGCATCCGGAGCCAGAGGGAGCCATGGAGGGGGCGCGGTGGGAGCAGGCACGTGCCCACACAGCCTCTGGGCAAGCGCCCCTAATGAGATCCAGGAGAGGCCAGCCTCCTGGCTCCTGCTTGTAG
- the NEURL2 gene encoding neuralized-like protein 2 isoform X1: MGAVSDCVDLGAACRSARPEPPPTRFHQVHGANIRVDPSGTRATRVESFAHGVCFSREPLAPGQVFLVEIEEKELGWCGHLRLGLTALDPATLAAVPEFSLPDLVSLGHTWVFAITRHHNRVPREDRPEAEALAPSRPPALLVEPYVCIEQFRIPRDRLVGRSRPGLYSHLLDQLYELNVLPPTARRSRLGVLFCPQPDGTADMHIVINGEDMGPSARGLPAARPLYAVVDVFASTKSVRLVQLEYGLPSLQTLCRLVIQKSVVHRLAIDGLHLPKGLKDFCKYE, translated from the exons ATGGGTGCTGTCTCTGACTGCGTGGACTTGGGTGCGGCCTGTAGATCCGCGCGCCCCGAGCCCCCTCCCACCCGCTTCCACCAGGTGCACGGTGCCAACATCCGCGTGGACCCCTCCGGGACGCGGGCCACACGCGTGGAGAGTTTCGCTCACGGCGTATGCTTCAGTCGCGAGCCGCTGGCCCCGGGCCAGGTATTCCTGGTCGAGATCGAGGAGAAAGAGCTGGGCTGGTGCGGGCACCTGCGCCTCGGACTGACCGCGCTGGACCCCGCCACTCTGGCTGCCGTGCCCGAGTTTTCGCTGCCCGACCTGGTCAGCCTCGGCCACACCTGGGTCTTCGCCATCACGCGCCATCACAACCGCGTGCCCCGGGAGGACCGCCCGGAGGCAGAGGCATTGGCCCCCAGCCGCCCCCCAGCTCTCCTGGTGGAACCATATGTGTGCATTGAGCAGTTTCGCATTCCCCGCGACCGCCTAGTGGGTCGCAGCCGGCCCGGGCTCTACAGCCACCTCTTGGATCAGCTGTATGAGCTGAACGTGCTGCCTCCGACCGCGCGCCGCAGCCGCCTGGGCGTTCTTTTCTGCCCGCAACCGGACGGCACGGCCGACATGCACATCGTCATCAACGGCGAGGACATGGGCCCCAGCGCCCGGGGGCTGCCAGCAGCCCGGCCCCTCTACGCAGTGGTGGACGTGTTTGCCTCCACCAAGAGCGTGCGCCTGGTCCAGCTCGAGTATGGCT TGCCATCCCTGCAGACTCTGTGCCGCCTAGTCATCCAGAAGAGCGTGGTACACCGGTTGGCCATTGATGGGCTCCACCTGCCGAAAGGACTTAAGGATTTCTGCAAGTACGAGTAA
- the NEURL2 gene encoding neuralized-like protein 2 isoform X2 yields the protein MGAVSDCVDLGAACRSARPEPPPTRFHQVHGANIRVDPSGTRATRVESFAHGVCFSREPLAPGQVFLVEIEEKELGWCGHLRLGLTALDPATLAAVPEFSLPDLVSLGHTWVFAITRHHNRVPREDRPEAEALAPSRPPALLVEPYVCIEQFRIPRDRLVGRSRPGLYSHLLDQLYELNVLPPTARRSRLGVLFCPQPDGTADMHIVINGEDMGPSARGLPAARPLYAVVDVFASTKSVRLVQLEYGSFSPQCHPCRLCAA from the exons ATGGGTGCTGTCTCTGACTGCGTGGACTTGGGTGCGGCCTGTAGATCCGCGCGCCCCGAGCCCCCTCCCACCCGCTTCCACCAGGTGCACGGTGCCAACATCCGCGTGGACCCCTCCGGGACGCGGGCCACACGCGTGGAGAGTTTCGCTCACGGCGTATGCTTCAGTCGCGAGCCGCTGGCCCCGGGCCAGGTATTCCTGGTCGAGATCGAGGAGAAAGAGCTGGGCTGGTGCGGGCACCTGCGCCTCGGACTGACCGCGCTGGACCCCGCCACTCTGGCTGCCGTGCCCGAGTTTTCGCTGCCCGACCTGGTCAGCCTCGGCCACACCTGGGTCTTCGCCATCACGCGCCATCACAACCGCGTGCCCCGGGAGGACCGCCCGGAGGCAGAGGCATTGGCCCCCAGCCGCCCCCCAGCTCTCCTGGTGGAACCATATGTGTGCATTGAGCAGTTTCGCATTCCCCGCGACCGCCTAGTGGGTCGCAGCCGGCCCGGGCTCTACAGCCACCTCTTGGATCAGCTGTATGAGCTGAACGTGCTGCCTCCGACCGCGCGCCGCAGCCGCCTGGGCGTTCTTTTCTGCCCGCAACCGGACGGCACGGCCGACATGCACATCGTCATCAACGGCGAGGACATGGGCCCCAGCGCCCGGGGGCTGCCAGCAGCCCGGCCCCTCTACGCAGTGGTGGACGTGTTTGCCTCCACCAAGAGCGTGCGCCTGGTCCAGCTCGAGTATGGCT CCTTCTCTCCACAGTGCCATCCCTGCAGACTCTGTGCCGCCTAG